In Silene latifolia isolate original U9 population chromosome X, ASM4854445v1, whole genome shotgun sequence, the following proteins share a genomic window:
- the LOC141618275 gene encoding uncharacterized protein LOC141618275, which yields MSTYAKFLKGVLSKKRTLGNQELVALAEDCSVILMNKMAIKLGDPGSFSIPCIMGNVQISRALCDLGASVNVLPLNIAKKIGMNELLPTNMTLLLADRYIKRHMGVLEDVPVKVGEYYIPSGFDVLDTPEDRHTPNILGRPFLDTGEVLIDVRNGRLYFRIEGDVVEFNLPNLVNKPMLDQACTFEIIDEVVEEVTKEEAEFEEAFQISIRDEEMDENLDIDDDDEVINKLEGLVPPKVQLKYFSPSLKYAFLGEGEPYPVIINASLNEVQENKLFKVLKIHR from the coding sequence ATGTCAACTTATGCAAAGTTTCTAAAAGGTGTTTTGTCAAAGAAGAGAACCTTAGGTAACCAAGAATTAGTGGCATTGGCCGAGGATTGTAGTGTGATCTTGATGAACAAAATGGCTATCAAGCTTGGTGACCCGGGGAGTTTCTCTATCCCATGCATAATGGGTAATGTTCAAATATCAAgggccttatgtgatctaggggctagtgttaaTGTGTTGCCTCTAAACATTGCAAAGAAAATTGGAATGAATGAATTGTTGCCCACCAACATGACCCTTCTATTAGCGGATAGATATATCAAACGCCACATGGGGGTGCTTGAAGATGTACCCGTTAAAGTGGGCGAATATTATATCCCTTCCGGCTTCGATGTCCTTGATACTCCGGAGGATAGACATACTCCCAATATCCTAGGTAGACCATTCTTGGATACCGGAGAAGTGTTGATTGATGTAAGGAACGGGAGGCTATATTTTAGAATTGAAGGTGACGTTGTCGAGTTTAATTTGCCTAATCTTGTGAATAAGCCAATGCTAGATCAAGCTTGCACATTTGAGATTATTGATGAGGTTGTTGAAGAAGTGACTAAAGAAGAAGCAGAATTTGAAGAGGCCTTCCAAATTTCCATCCGTGATGAAGAGATGGACGAGAATCTtgatattgatgatgatgatgaagtgaTCAACAAGCTTGAGGGATTGGTCCCTCCTAAGGTACAACTCAAATATTTTTCCCCTTCACTTAAGTATGCTTTCTTGGGTGAGGGAGAGCCTTATCCGGTGATCATTAATGCTAGCCTTAATGAGGTTCAAGAGAACAAACTTTTTAAGGTCCTCAAGATTCATAGATAG